In the genome of Pseudomonas putida, one region contains:
- a CDS encoding chemotaxis protein CheW, with product MLEYIAGQRSTLTGLLLPLSDRTLVLPNVAVAELIGQRTFACQAGDPAWHLGWIDWRQQRLPLIGLEAACGGETVCGERARVVVLNALGDTGLRYLALLLQDIPRSCKLDSQLNYVDVPLASLELAAVQVGEQVARVPDLAALERMVRDADLH from the coding sequence ATGCTTGAGTACATCGCCGGCCAGCGCAGCACTCTGACCGGCCTGCTGCTGCCCTTGAGCGACCGCACCCTGGTGCTGCCCAACGTGGCAGTGGCCGAGTTGATCGGCCAGCGCACCTTCGCCTGCCAGGCGGGCGACCCAGCCTGGCACCTGGGCTGGATCGACTGGCGTCAGCAGCGCCTGCCGCTGATCGGCCTGGAGGCCGCCTGTGGCGGTGAGACGGTCTGTGGTGAGCGGGCGCGGGTCGTGGTGCTCAACGCACTGGGCGATACCGGTCTGCGCTACCTGGCGCTGTTGCTGCAGGACATCCCGCGCTCGTGCAAGCTCGACAGCCAGCTCAATTACGTGGATGTGCCGTTGGCGAGCCTGGAGCTGGCGGCGGTGCAGGTGGGCGAGCAAGTGGCGCGGGTGCCTGATCTGGCGGCGCTGGAGCGGATGGTGCGTGACGCGGATCT